Genomic window (Diabrotica undecimpunctata isolate CICGRU chromosome 6, icDiaUnde3, whole genome shotgun sequence):
ggtttcattgatcaaagttcccgattactgatatttttctacttgttctatcacgttaccattgattgtcgataggtgatgtatattttgtggtcaatctaaccaccactatttaaattgacaaaatgttctagtgtactccgaagtattttttaacaaaaattaaatgtcatatgttagtactttgtatatctactttgaatataaattatccttagcacggtagtatttatttcagaaaaaaattattaaataagtaggtgaaagaaatatacgttaaataacattatgcaagaatactatttattaaaagaaaatgtaacaaaatatgcaaaaatatgaacaacgggttaatgacatatatttattttatacccaAAATTTAGCAATGTGTTATTACATTATAGAGAACTCcggtgcagtttaccgtgccttttactacaacgaaaggtattctgcgaattccgttaatcgtttagaggtgtaagttggttgagtGTACTGTATTTCCAGTTATGGCATTTATGCCTATTTAAAAATGAACAACATACCCCAATTTGATCAGCATATTCCGGAGATAGTAATAAAGAAAATTTGATTCGTTTTAAGTGATTTATAAAATATAGGAGTAAATATCATAAAACCAATATCGTGTAATAAATATATAGTAGCTACTTACTAAATCTTTGACCCATAAAAATGAGAAGAAATATGCTATTCCAAGATTGCCTTGTGTTACTCCATCGCTGTATCAGTAACCAGACATTAACCACGGTAGTGAGTATAAAGTATATCATGCAAACCAATAAAGTAGCACGAAATCTTTCATAAAGTAAATATACGAGTCCAgtctaaaattaataataatggaATATTATTTAGTTCTCAAAAAgtatctaaaaattttaaaacattctcaTAATTATctgatattatttatattttctacacATTATTTAACGAatttaaagtaatatactataaaaatcaagcaaacaactattttcagaGTATTCTTAAATGGAACATCCTTTATTATACAGTACTTTacttaataaaatgttattttatggtAGGCCTATTGCATTACTATTTGGCTATACTACTTGGCCATAACTGACATTAAACTTGCATAAAAGTTTGACATTAGactatttttatagtttctgttgCTTGTAACATGAATGCTTGGTTTGATTCTGAATTGAATTGATTCATATGGTTTTTGTACTAGGAAAGTGTAATAAAAATGTGCAACTAGTAACAATAATTTATCATCAGCAATTTCCTGATAGATGACAACCAAGAAAGGAAGCTTTTTAAAGTTTACTAGAATGGTATCAATGAAGTAGATATCAAGATTAAGAGAAATTTGATCAAACAAAAACTATTGTAaatgaagaaaatgaattaaatgtaattCTTTGGTAGGTACCTTAGAAGAACTAGGTCTCATACAACCATCTTGACTTCTAAGAAGTTTTTCCTTTAGTTATGTCAACTTTCAGTTTTTTTAATGAATTTGgaacgtttttataaatttttatatatttatataaattacttACCTGGAAGACATATGTCGAGAAAAACGTTAACAACAATATTGATAATGCTAAAATAAGGCAGGCATCTTGAGctctaaaataatattattaggCAAAATATCtaataatgtaaatattattGGAACTTACATAAACATAACTAACATTTTAGCATTACTACccctgttaaacatcgaaaataTGTTTATGCACCAATCAAAAAGTATAAGAATTGTTTGAATGGTTAGAATAACCGTGTATCTTGTAGTATTTAGCTTCATCGTTTGAATTATCGCGTAATATTTCTAGTATTTATTTTGAAATCACACCATTTTTGTTTTACCTACCCAttgtatttcaaatttaaatattgattttttcaATGTTGACATGCGTCGTAACATATCAACCAAAACCAATGTTTTACAACAGAGGTTGTTGTATAGGTTGCCTGCTTAATGGCGCAATAGTTTTAAATGTAttacattataatttaaattgactgtaataatttatataattgcCTAAACGGCGGAATACTTTTAAATTTATGTAATTTAAACTTCTCGAAAAAGAATATAAGCAGCtagtaatttttaatattttaattcatGTAAATACGAATAATATAACATGACCCACATCTGCATGAAGCTTGCGTTATGCATTTCAGTTGTTAATAGTGACATTGTTCAATATATTTGGacgattttttagtttttgtacATCGCATATTTTCTTTTAgaagttttataaaatttaaaagttatgTTATATTGGGATACTGATACTCTATTTATTTTTAACCtgaatatacctactgaactttTGTGCGGCATTAATTTTTTAGAGAGCTATATTTACATATAGCTTTAATGCTTCGCTAAGTTA
Coding sequences:
- the LOC140442613 gene encoding transmembrane protein 138, giving the protein MKLNTTRYTVILTIQTILILFDWCINIFSMFNRGSNAKMLVMFIAQDACLILALSILLLTFFSTYVFQTGLVYLLYERFRATLLVCMIYFILTTVVNVWLLIQRWSNTRQSWNSIFLLIFMGQRFMSAIYYYYYKRAALRISDPRFYEDMDLEEKSINSVHN